Proteins from a single region of Pectobacterium carotovorum:
- the thpR gene encoding RNA 2',3'-cyclic phosphodiesterase: MSAPRRLFFALSLPETTQQEIIRWRAERFAPEAGRPVAAANLHLTLAFLGDVSEQKAQALQTLAGRIRQPAFSLTLDDAGHWPRPGVVWLGCRRAPRGLLQLAELLRSQAARNGCYQTALPFHPHITLLRGATRPVAIPPATFSWQVDMTQFSLYESLFDNGKTRYQQLESWSFIQ; this comes from the coding sequence ATGTCAGCCCCCCGCCGCCTGTTTTTTGCCCTATCACTGCCGGAAACCACACAGCAAGAGATTATCCGCTGGCGTGCTGAGCGCTTCGCCCCGGAAGCGGGTCGTCCGGTCGCGGCGGCCAACCTTCATCTGACGCTGGCTTTTTTGGGTGACGTGAGTGAACAAAAAGCGCAGGCCTTACAGACATTGGCGGGCCGCATCCGTCAGCCCGCCTTTTCCCTTACGCTGGATGACGCCGGACACTGGCCGCGTCCCGGCGTGGTCTGGCTGGGCTGCCGCCGTGCACCGCGTGGGCTGCTACAGCTCGCGGAACTGCTGCGCTCTCAGGCAGCACGCAACGGCTGTTATCAAACGGCATTACCTTTTCATCCACACATTACGCTATTGCGCGGCGCGACTCGTCCCGTTGCGATTCCCCCCGCCACCTTCAGTTGGCAGGTCGACATGACGCAATTTTCGCTTTACGAATCACTTTTCGACAATGGCAAAACCCGCTATCAACAGTTAGAAAGCTGGTCATTTATTCAATAA
- the dksA gene encoding RNA polymerase-binding protein DksA codes for MQEGQNRKTSSLSILAIAGVEPYQEKPGEEYMNDAQLAHFKRILEAWRNQLMDEVDRTVSHMRDEAANFPDPVDRAAQEEEFSLELRNRDRERKLIKKIAKTLVKIEDEDFGFCESCGVEIGIRRLEARPTADLCIDCKTLAEIREKQMAG; via the coding sequence ATGCAAGAAGGGCAAAACCGTAAGACATCTTCTCTGAGCATTCTCGCAATTGCCGGAGTAGAGCCGTACCAGGAGAAGCCGGGCGAAGAGTATATGAACGACGCTCAGCTGGCTCATTTCAAGCGTATTCTTGAAGCATGGCGCAACCAACTCATGGATGAAGTGGATCGTACGGTATCGCACATGCGCGATGAAGCCGCTAATTTTCCCGATCCCGTGGATCGCGCAGCGCAGGAAGAAGAGTTCAGTCTCGAACTGCGTAACCGTGACCGTGAGCGCAAGCTGATCAAGAAAATCGCCAAAACGCTGGTAAAAATCGAAGATGAGGATTTCGGATTCTGTGAATCCTGTGGCGTCGAGATTGGCATCCGCCGTCTGGAAGCACGTCCGACTGCCGATCTGTGTATTGACTGCAAAACACTGGCAGAAATACGCGAAAAGCAAATGGCAGGCTAA
- the sfsA gene encoding DNA/RNA nuclease SfsA, translating to MDYTPRLQPARLIKRYKRFLADVVTPEGETLTLHCANTGAMTGCATPGDTVWYSTSDNPKRKYAQSWELTETQQNHWICVNTLRANTLLYEALLENRIEELSGYSDVKKEVRYGTENSRVDLLLQAPDRIDCYIEVKSVTLLQHECGYFPDAVTLRGQKHLRELQQMVSNGKRAVLFFAVLHSGIQQVSPARHIDARYAELFTEAQRAGVEILCYGSTLCPDGIKLTHKLPLLG from the coding sequence ATGGACTATACCCCACGTTTACAACCTGCCCGGTTGATTAAACGTTACAAACGCTTTTTGGCCGATGTCGTGACCCCGGAAGGCGAGACACTCACGCTGCACTGTGCCAATACCGGCGCGATGACAGGCTGCGCAACGCCCGGTGATACCGTCTGGTACTCCACATCCGATAATCCCAAGCGCAAGTATGCCCAGAGCTGGGAACTGACTGAAACGCAACAAAATCACTGGATTTGTGTCAATACTCTGCGTGCCAACACATTATTGTACGAAGCCTTATTGGAGAATCGCATAGAAGAGCTGTCGGGCTATTCGGACGTAAAAAAAGAAGTGAGATACGGTACGGAAAATAGCCGAGTCGACCTGCTTTTGCAGGCGCCAGACAGGATTGACTGCTATATTGAGGTGAAATCTGTCACATTATTGCAACATGAATGTGGTTACTTTCCCGATGCAGTGACGCTCAGAGGGCAAAAGCATCTGCGTGAACTGCAACAGATGGTTTCCAATGGAAAACGCGCAGTGCTGTTTTTCGCCGTGCTCCATTCAGGAATCCAACAGGTTTCTCCCGCCCGGCATATTGATGCACGCTATGCAGAATTATTTACAGAAGCACAACGGGCAGGGGTTGAAATTTTATGTTACGGCTCCACATTATGCCCTGACGGTATTAAATTGACGCATAAGCTACCGTTGTTGGGATGA
- the pcnB gene encoding polynucleotide adenylyltransferase PcnB encodes MFSRVANFCRKVLNRENEMVESEEPHQHLTVIPRDQHTISRSDISDNALKVLYRLNKAGYEAYLVGGGVRDLLLGKKPKDFDITTNATPDQVRKLFRNCRLVGRRFRLAHIMFGPEVIEVATFRGHHDQHQEQQETKNSSQQAQSGMLLRDNIFGSVEEDAQRRDFSINSLYYSISDFSVRDYTGGLNDLRQGVIRMIGDPETRYREDPVRMLRAVRFAAKLNMTVSPETAEPIPRLASLLHDIPAARMFEESLKLLQSGYGYPTYKMLCEYQLFQPLFPLLSRYFTPNGDSTLERMVAQVLKNTDQRLQNDMRVNPAFLFSAMLWYPLVEHAQKLAQESGLAYFDAFSLAMNDVLDEQCRSLAIPKRITSLVRDIWQLQTRLSRRQGKRAYKLMEHPKFRAAYDLLCLRAEIENHQELLRLAQWWGEFQVAAPPRQQNMLKSLDDGPTPHRRSRPRRSRKPTTTRRDQA; translated from the coding sequence ATCTTTTCCCGAGTTGCTAATTTTTGCCGTAAAGTACTGAATCGTGAGAACGAAATGGTCGAATCAGAGGAACCACATCAGCATCTGACGGTGATTCCGCGTGACCAACACACTATTTCACGCAGCGACATCAGCGATAACGCGCTGAAAGTACTTTATCGCCTGAACAAAGCGGGCTACGAGGCTTATCTGGTTGGCGGCGGCGTACGCGATCTGCTGCTGGGCAAAAAGCCGAAGGATTTTGATATCACCACTAACGCCACGCCCGATCAGGTGCGCAAGTTGTTCCGCAACTGTCGTTTGGTTGGACGTCGTTTCCGTCTCGCCCACATTATGTTCGGGCCAGAGGTGATTGAAGTTGCCACGTTCCGTGGTCACCACGATCAGCATCAGGAACAGCAGGAAACCAAGAATTCTTCTCAGCAGGCCCAGAGCGGTATGCTGCTGCGCGACAATATTTTCGGCTCGGTTGAAGAAGACGCCCAGCGCCGCGATTTTTCGATCAATAGCCTCTATTACAGCATTTCTGATTTCAGCGTTCGTGACTACACCGGTGGTCTGAACGACCTGCGTCAGGGCGTCATCCGTATGATTGGCGATCCCGAAACGCGCTACCGTGAAGACCCGGTGCGTATGCTGCGCGCCGTCCGTTTCGCCGCCAAGCTGAACATGACAGTCAGCCCGGAAACCGCCGAACCGATTCCTCGTCTGGCCTCATTGCTGCACGATATTCCTGCGGCGCGCATGTTTGAAGAGTCGCTGAAGCTGCTTCAATCAGGGTATGGCTATCCAACCTATAAAATGCTGTGTGAATACCAGCTGTTCCAGCCGCTTTTCCCGCTGCTGAGCCGCTACTTCACACCAAACGGCGATTCCACGCTGGAGCGTATGGTTGCACAGGTGCTGAAAAACACCGATCAGCGCCTGCAAAATGACATGCGGGTCAATCCAGCATTTTTATTTTCCGCCATGCTGTGGTATCCGCTGGTTGAGCATGCGCAAAAGCTGGCTCAGGAAAGTGGTCTGGCTTACTTCGATGCCTTCTCGCTAGCGATGAACGATGTACTGGATGAACAGTGCCGTTCTCTGGCAATTCCTAAGCGCATTACGTCTTTAGTTCGTGATATTTGGCAGTTGCAAACGCGTCTGTCGCGTCGTCAGGGTAAACGTGCTTATAAGCTGATGGAACACCCTAAATTCCGTGCCGCGTATGACCTGCTTTGCCTGCGTGCCGAAATCGAAAATCATCAGGAGCTGCTGCGCCTGGCTCAGTGGTGGGGAGAATTCCAGGTTGCCGCACCGCCGCGTCAGCAAAACATGCTGAAATCGTTGGATGATGGCCCGACGCCACACCGACGCTCCCGCCCTCGCCGGTCGCGTAAACCGACTACGACACGCAGGGATCAAGCCTGA
- the folK gene encoding 2-amino-4-hydroxy-6-hydroxymethyldihydropteridine diphosphokinase has translation MARVYLALGSNLAQPLQQVRAALAALDAIPQTSVVHCSSFYRSRPLGPQDQPDYLNAVVELETALAAESLLDHTQAIELEQGRERKEHRWGPRTLDLDILLFGDVVIQTERLTVPHYDMKNREFMLYPLAEITPELTFPDGETLTQRLTHVDRNGLTLWDNKEWDDEKPTGTFGSP, from the coding sequence ATGGCACGAGTGTATCTGGCGCTGGGCAGCAACCTTGCCCAGCCTTTGCAACAGGTACGCGCTGCACTGGCTGCGCTGGATGCGATTCCACAAACCAGCGTCGTTCACTGCTCCTCGTTTTACCGTAGCCGCCCGCTCGGCCCGCAGGATCAGCCAGACTATCTCAACGCCGTCGTTGAACTGGAAACCGCATTAGCGGCCGAATCGCTGCTGGATCACACACAGGCTATCGAGCTGGAACAAGGTCGCGAACGCAAGGAACATCGCTGGGGCCCGCGCACGTTGGATCTGGATATTCTGCTGTTCGGCGATGTCGTCATCCAGACTGAACGTTTGACCGTGCCGCATTACGACATGAAGAATCGTGAATTCATGCTCTATCCGCTCGCGGAAATCACCCCTGAACTGACATTCCCCGACGGTGAAACACTCACCCAACGATTAACCCATGTCGACCGCAACGGTCTGACCTTATGGGACAATAAAGAGTGGGATGACGAGAAGCCGACCGGAACATTCGGTTCCCCATAG
- the gluQRS gene encoding tRNA glutamyl-Q(34) synthetase GluQRS, which produces MSGTVCFTQKSRFTETNPSPEVNPFTETDRYVGRFAPSPSGDLHFGSLIAALGSYLQARSQQGRWLVRIEDIDPPREIPGAASRILAQLEHYGLYWDGEVIYQSQRHARYREILQQLQQQGMSYYCTCTRSRIQQLGGHYDGHCRTRNLPADNAALRLRQTTPVFHFHDRLRGELYADTALAQEDFIIHRRDGLFAYNLAVVIDDNDQGVTEIVRGADLIEPTVRQISLYQKLGYAIPTYVHLPLVLNTEGNKLSKQNHAPALPNSDPRPVLLAALQFLNQPLPENSQDMTLSALLAWSVAHWSLDIVPLQAAINASAITSAFSKGHW; this is translated from the coding sequence ATGTCTGGAACAGTTTGTTTTACACAAAAAAGTCGTTTTACCGAAACTAACCCTTCTCCTGAAGTGAATCCCTTTACTGAAACCGACCGCTATGTCGGGCGTTTTGCGCCCTCTCCTTCTGGTGACCTGCATTTTGGTTCACTGATTGCCGCACTGGGTAGTTATCTGCAAGCTCGTTCCCAACAAGGGCGCTGGCTGGTACGCATTGAAGACATCGACCCACCACGAGAAATTCCCGGCGCAGCCTCCCGTATCCTTGCCCAGTTAGAACACTACGGCCTGTATTGGGATGGCGAGGTGATTTATCAGTCACAGCGCCATGCACGTTACCGTGAGATTCTTCAGCAGTTGCAACAGCAGGGAATGAGTTATTACTGCACCTGTACGCGTAGCCGTATTCAGCAGCTAGGCGGGCACTATGACGGCCATTGCCGAACGCGTAACCTGCCTGCCGACAACGCCGCGCTACGCCTGCGCCAGACAACGCCAGTATTTCACTTTCACGATAGGCTGCGTGGCGAACTGTATGCCGACACGGCGCTCGCGCAGGAAGATTTTATTATCCACCGCCGTGACGGGCTGTTTGCCTATAATCTGGCCGTCGTGATCGACGATAACGATCAGGGGGTTACGGAGATCGTGCGCGGCGCCGATCTTATTGAGCCGACCGTTCGGCAAATTTCGCTTTATCAGAAGCTGGGCTACGCGATCCCTACCTATGTTCATCTGCCGCTGGTGCTGAATACAGAGGGAAATAAACTGTCCAAACAGAATCATGCACCGGCCCTGCCGAACAGCGATCCGCGTCCCGTGCTGCTTGCCGCACTGCAATTTTTGAATCAACCGCTGCCGGAAAACAGTCAGGATATGACGCTTTCCGCACTTCTGGCATGGTCTGTCGCGCACTGGTCGCTTGATATCGTTCCGTTGCAAGCGGCAATAAACGCGTCCGCGATCACATCAGCATTCTCAAAGGGGCATTGGTGA